In a genomic window of Vibrio marisflavi CECT 7928:
- a CDS encoding L-serine ammonia-lyase, translating into MLSIFDIYKIGVGPSSSHTNGPMLIGYSFTELISDKINQVQRIQVDLYGSLSLTGKGHHTDKAVILGLLGNKPDAIKMTSAKKALETVLNEEKLALSGQHQIAFNYQSDLLFHKTSLPLHENGMSIQAFNGDNQLVASETYYSTGGGFIATEAELKAQGSQHEVQVKYPFKSAEEMLNSAEQNGLSLGGMILQNELSFTSAQDIESKADKIWKVMSLCMKRGFDTEGILEGGLSVVRRAPNLLKRLESNSSANNDPMEILDWVNLFAFAISEENAAGGQVVTSPTNGAAGVIPAVLMYYNKFIQPLDTKQLKDFLAVSGAIGILYKTNASISGAEVGCQGEIGVSSSMAAAGLTSLCGGSNEQMCIAAEIAMEHSLGMTCDPIGGLVQVPCIERNAMGAMKAINASRMALKRNSKCLISLDKVIETMYQTGKDMNKKYRETSLGGLATIHLGPPCE; encoded by the coding sequence ATGCTGTCGATATTTGATATCTATAAGATTGGTGTAGGCCCTTCAAGCTCACATACCAATGGCCCAATGCTTATTGGTTATAGTTTCACCGAACTTATCAGCGACAAAATCAATCAAGTTCAACGCATTCAAGTTGATTTGTACGGTTCTCTATCCCTCACGGGCAAAGGCCACCATACTGACAAAGCGGTGATTCTCGGGTTGTTAGGCAACAAACCTGACGCAATAAAAATGACTAGCGCGAAGAAGGCGTTAGAAACAGTGCTTAACGAAGAAAAACTTGCTTTATCTGGACAGCATCAGATTGCATTTAACTATCAGTCTGACCTTCTTTTCCATAAAACAAGCCTACCTCTCCATGAAAATGGCATGTCGATTCAAGCGTTTAACGGCGACAATCAGTTAGTTGCTTCAGAAACCTATTACTCGACTGGAGGTGGATTTATAGCGACAGAAGCTGAGCTCAAAGCACAGGGTAGCCAACATGAAGTGCAAGTTAAATACCCTTTCAAGTCCGCAGAGGAAATGCTGAATAGCGCTGAGCAAAATGGCCTAAGCTTAGGTGGTATGATTCTACAAAACGAGCTCTCCTTTACATCAGCGCAAGATATAGAATCTAAAGCAGACAAAATTTGGAAAGTCATGTCTTTATGTATGAAGAGAGGTTTTGATACAGAAGGCATTTTAGAAGGCGGCTTAAGTGTTGTTAGACGAGCTCCAAACCTACTCAAGAGGCTAGAATCGAATTCCTCTGCTAACAATGACCCAATGGAGATTCTAGACTGGGTAAACCTGTTTGCCTTTGCAATCAGCGAGGAAAATGCCGCAGGTGGACAGGTAGTAACGTCCCCAACTAATGGCGCTGCTGGAGTCATCCCAGCGGTTCTCATGTACTACAACAAGTTTATTCAGCCTCTAGATACTAAACAGCTTAAAGACTTCCTCGCCGTGTCTGGGGCAATTGGTATTTTATACAAAACTAACGCCTCGATAAGTGGCGCTGAAGTTGGATGCCAAGGTGAAATTGGCGTTTCTTCATCCATGGCTGCAGCTGGCCTAACCTCCCTGTGTGGCGGAAGCAATGAGCAGATGTGTATTGCTGCTGAAATCGCTATGGAGCACTCGCTTGGTATGACTTGCGATCCAATTGGTGGTTTAGTACAAGTTCCTTGCATTGAACGTAATGCTATGGGTGCAATGAAAGCTATTAATGCCTCTAGGATGGCATTAAAGCGCAACAGCAAATGTCTGATCTCTCTCGACAAGGTTATTGAGACTATGTATCAGACAGGTAAAGATATGAATAAGAAGTATCGCGAAACGTCTTTAGGCGGGCTTGCTACCATACATTTAGGTCCACCTTGTGAATAA
- a CDS encoding DUF1289 domain-containing protein has protein sequence MYSGKCTTKGRILESSPRQVATEDVESPCRRHCCLNEKDVCLGCYRTLDEILAWSASPPERKAEILELCQQRRESASN, from the coding sequence TTGTATAGTGGAAAATGTACTACTAAAGGACGTATTTTGGAATCTAGCCCAAGGCAAGTTGCTACTGAGGACGTTGAATCTCCATGTAGGAGACATTGTTGCTTGAATGAAAAAGATGTTTGTTTAGGGTGCTATCGGACTTTAGATGAAATACTTGCTTGGTCTGCATCTCCGCCAGAAAGGAAGGCGGAGATATTAGAATTGTGCCAACAGCGCAGAGAGTCTGCTAGCAACTAG
- a CDS encoding SLC13 family permease, with translation METIARVLGFIQKLDKIMLTFFVLALATSFQVTPSLDSINWPVIVTLFALITTVNYWQYFGLLERVIVSLSYRFNNTKALQTALIFCSFFSSMIITNDVAIIVLLALFLPLSRRINLDPVPSTILIIVAANLGSALTPLGNPQNMFLYLYSNLTLWQFCSVTAPIVIAGAIILWGLCNTLPNNPLNESIKPSHRFSLVGSLTFFGVFVAILLSLFHLIPIYIILLITLSAAITCNYKQLVEQHYSLLFTFIFAFIFIGNINKWPELTSLLEQTAQTSKHLLISSVLISQVISNVPTAILLGHFTENWHPLILGVNIGGLGTLIASMASLIGYKTLTVHHPNCAKRFVYKFTILNILLAIILLTPYIIYYSYIN, from the coding sequence TTGGAAACCATCGCTCGTGTACTAGGTTTTATCCAGAAGCTAGATAAAATCATGCTAACTTTTTTTGTACTAGCATTGGCAACGAGCTTTCAGGTAACCCCTTCCCTCGACAGTATTAACTGGCCTGTCATTGTTACTCTATTTGCCCTAATTACGACTGTCAATTATTGGCAATATTTCGGACTACTAGAGCGAGTCATTGTTTCGCTTTCTTATCGCTTCAATAACACTAAAGCGCTGCAAACAGCTTTGATCTTCTGTTCCTTTTTCTCTTCAATGATTATCACAAATGACGTCGCCATTATTGTATTGCTGGCATTGTTTCTTCCGCTTTCTAGACGCATAAACTTAGACCCAGTACCAAGTACCATTTTAATTATTGTCGCTGCAAACTTAGGCAGTGCTTTAACGCCACTGGGCAACCCCCAGAATATGTTTCTCTACCTCTACTCAAATTTGACACTTTGGCAGTTTTGCTCTGTTACAGCACCAATAGTGATAGCCGGTGCTATTATCTTATGGGGCCTATGCAATACATTACCCAATAACCCGTTGAACGAATCTATTAAACCAAGTCATCGATTTTCCCTAGTCGGTAGTCTCACATTCTTTGGCGTGTTTGTAGCTATCCTTCTTAGCCTTTTTCACTTAATTCCAATTTACATTATATTACTCATAACACTTTCAGCCGCTATTACCTGTAACTACAAACAATTGGTTGAACAGCATTACAGCTTGCTTTTCACTTTCATATTTGCTTTTATTTTTATCGGTAACATAAACAAATGGCCAGAGTTAACCAGTTTATTAGAACAAACGGCCCAAACCTCCAAACACCTACTAATATCTTCCGTACTAATAAGCCAAGTGATTAGCAATGTACCGACCGCTATCCTCCTTGGGCACTTTACCGAAAATTGGCACCCATTAATTTTAGGAGTGAATATCGGAGGTCTAGGTACTCTTATCGCTTCAATGGCTAGCCTAATTGGATATAAAACATTAACCGTACATCACCCCAATTGTGCGAAGCGATTTGTATATAAATTCACAATTTTAAACATATTATTAGCTATCATTCTTTTAACCCCATACATTATTTATTACTCCTATATCAACTAG
- a CDS encoding chorismate mutase has protein sequence MKLKTLITLILIFLAPAVFAQGTDTLLFSNINNRLGYMKDVALYKAQHHKQIEDIAREAVVIEKAQAQAKKLGLNPSSVKPFFVAQISAAKAIQYRYRADWLSSPNKLNAKPLNLKTQVRPALITLGNTILAEMKDHLEKFGPFNPSERAKFIRHITVANLTIADKDMLYDGLMKVRLAKK, from the coding sequence ATGAAACTAAAAACACTTATTACTTTAATACTTATATTCTTAGCTCCAGCCGTTTTTGCTCAAGGTACAGATACACTACTATTCAGTAATATCAACAATAGGCTTGGATATATGAAAGACGTTGCTTTATATAAAGCTCAACATCATAAGCAAATAGAGGATATTGCCAGAGAGGCTGTTGTAATTGAAAAAGCCCAAGCGCAAGCCAAAAAATTAGGTTTGAATCCAAGCTCTGTCAAGCCCTTTTTCGTTGCACAGATCAGTGCAGCTAAAGCTATTCAATACCGCTATAGAGCAGACTGGTTATCTAGCCCGAATAAACTGAATGCAAAACCGCTCAACCTTAAAACTCAGGTGAGACCTGCTTTAATTACGTTAGGCAATACTATTCTTGCCGAAATGAAAGACCACTTAGAGAAGTTTGGACCATTTAACCCTTCAGAAAGGGCTAAATTCATTCGCCATATTACCGTCGCGAATCTCACAATAGCAGATAAAGACATGCTTTATGATGGTCTTATGAAGGTAAGACTTGCAAAGAAATAG
- a CDS encoding DUF1294 domain-containing protein — translation MAITGTVTEWNENKGYGYISVNDQPIKIVFHISDFSGNSMRPQVCENVVFSLTKDPNGNLRAIDIKRPIAFTFPMALTIWFAAMVVGSIYLLNYPVIVIDYLLLISGFTYLLYGVDKSISSSENWQVPEVVFHLFGLAGGWPGAILAQSFMRYKPNSVTYTPVFWLMILSNIAVFAWSLTATGKEKLSVVINWLLLL, via the coding sequence ATGGCTATCACAGGGACAGTAACAGAGTGGAACGAGAACAAAGGTTACGGTTATATTTCGGTTAATGATCAGCCTATAAAAATTGTTTTTCATATCTCAGACTTTTCTGGTAATAGCATGAGGCCTCAAGTTTGTGAAAACGTTGTGTTTAGCCTAACCAAAGATCCAAATGGTAATCTTCGGGCGATAGATATTAAACGGCCCATTGCGTTTACTTTTCCAATGGCACTGACTATTTGGTTTGCTGCTATGGTTGTTGGAAGTATCTATCTGCTCAATTATCCAGTTATCGTTATTGATTACTTACTGTTGATCAGTGGCTTTACTTACCTTCTATATGGCGTTGATAAATCGATCTCGTCATCAGAAAATTGGCAAGTACCTGAAGTTGTTTTCCATCTGTTTGGGCTCGCTGGCGGGTGGCCAGGCGCGATACTGGCACAATCTTTCATGAGGTATAAGCCGAACTCAGTGACTTACACTCCAGTATTTTGGCTGATGATCTTATCAAACATCGCAGTATTTGCGTGGTCGTTGACAGCGACTGGTAAGGAAAAGTTATCCGTAGTGATAAATTGGTTGTTATTGTTGTAG
- the yjjG gene encoding pyrimidine 5'-nucleotidase, with protein MKYDWILFDADETIFHFDAFKGMQLMFKRKGVEFTASDYHQYQQLNKPLWDKYQQGLVTATEIKHTRFELWADKLDTTTMDLNSSFLQAMADICTLLPGAKELIESLYDKARLAIITNGFVELQSIRLEKVGLADRFEHVFISEEVGIAKPDSGIFDYAMNKMGQPDRAKVLMVGDNLHSDIVGGNNYGIDTCWLNRSGEALHETIKPNYTVSCLHELNALLLN; from the coding sequence ATGAAATACGATTGGATACTGTTTGACGCAGACGAAACAATTTTCCACTTTGATGCGTTCAAAGGAATGCAGTTGATGTTCAAACGCAAAGGCGTAGAGTTTACAGCAAGTGATTACCATCAATACCAGCAGCTTAACAAGCCGTTATGGGACAAATATCAGCAAGGTTTAGTTACTGCAACAGAAATTAAGCACACACGCTTTGAGTTGTGGGCTGATAAGTTAGATACCACGACGATGGATTTGAATAGTAGCTTTTTGCAAGCCATGGCCGACATCTGTACTTTGCTTCCAGGCGCTAAGGAGCTGATTGAGTCTTTATACGATAAAGCAAGACTTGCAATTATCACCAACGGATTTGTTGAGTTGCAGTCGATAAGGTTAGAGAAGGTTGGCTTAGCTGATCGCTTCGAGCATGTGTTCATATCTGAAGAGGTTGGTATTGCTAAACCAGACTCTGGTATTTTTGACTATGCAATGAACAAAATGGGTCAACCAGACCGGGCCAAAGTATTGATGGTAGGAGATAACCTTCATTCGGATATTGTTGGTGGCAACAATTATGGAATAGATACTTGCTGGTTGAACCGTAGCGGTGAAGCGTTACATGAAACCATTAAACCCAATTACACCGTTAGTTGTCTTCATGAGTTAAATGCTCTTTTGTTAAACTAG
- a CDS encoding Cof-type HAD-IIB family hydrolase: MPKNRVKFIAADMDGTLLDEKGQLNPSFFDLYQRLISEGAYFCAASGRQYSSLLSLFAPVAEQMYFIAENGTLVMHQGKEVYSSTMDSMSVRGVIEKAKAIENIHVVLCGKKSAYIDTPCPDAMEEIKKYYHECKMVNDIAEVDDEFIKVAILHFDGSEEHIYPPINSAFGDKFKVVVSSSIWVDVMNPNASKGEAIRYLQQALDFSYEETMSFGDYFNDVEMLQASYHSYAMENAHPGVKPYARNIAPSNTENGVIQVIESYLDDLSKD; this comes from the coding sequence ATGCCTAAAAATAGAGTTAAATTTATAGCAGCCGATATGGATGGAACGCTGCTTGATGAGAAAGGTCAACTAAATCCGTCTTTTTTTGATTTATACCAAAGGCTTATTAGCGAAGGTGCCTACTTTTGTGCGGCTTCGGGACGCCAGTATTCCAGCTTGTTGAGTCTATTCGCCCCAGTCGCTGAGCAGATGTATTTTATTGCCGAAAACGGCACTTTAGTGATGCATCAAGGTAAAGAGGTTTATAGTTCCACAATGGATTCTATGTCAGTGCGCGGTGTCATAGAAAAAGCAAAGGCAATAGAAAATATACATGTTGTCTTATGTGGGAAAAAATCTGCGTATATAGACACTCCTTGTCCAGACGCAATGGAAGAGATTAAGAAATATTATCACGAATGCAAAATGGTCAATGATATAGCAGAAGTTGATGATGAGTTTATAAAAGTCGCAATATTGCATTTCGATGGTTCTGAGGAACACATATACCCACCAATCAATTCAGCGTTTGGTGATAAATTTAAAGTAGTGGTCAGTTCAAGCATTTGGGTTGATGTCATGAATCCAAACGCATCAAAAGGTGAAGCGATTCGATATCTGCAACAAGCTTTAGACTTTAGCTATGAAGAAACGATGAGTTTCGGTGACTATTTTAATGATGTTGAAATGCTGCAAGCTAGTTATCACTCTTATGCGATGGAAAACGCGCATCCAGGTGTTAAACCGTATGCTCGCAATATTGCGCCAAGTAACACTGAAAATGGGGTGATTCAGGTTATTGAGTCTTATTTAGATGACCTAAGCAAGGATTAA